ccaccgatgtcaggctcactggtctatagttccctggcatgtccttaccacctttcttaaagagtggcaccacgttagcctacctccagtcttccagcatctgaTGTTATGCTTCAGTTGGACAGGGTATTAGTGAAGCCACATTtcgaatactgtgcacagttatggtctccttatttaagtaAGGATGTTGGTACATTGGAGATGGGTTTACTAGATTAATCCCGGGAATGAGTGGATTGTGTGATGAGGatagattggacagactgggctgGTTCCAACTGGGGTTTACGAGAGTGAGGGATTACCCTGATTGAAGTGTATCAGGTTCTGAATGGTTGGACCAGGTGGATGTGGGAAGGCTGTTTCCTCTTGTggtgaatccagaactagaaggcagtGTTTGAACATTAGGGCTCTTCCTttggggacagagatgaggaaaaatgtttttctctgaggtttgtgaaggtttggaAAACTCTGCTTGAtgaggtacatgtgacagtgTTTGAATATTGACTCTTTTGAAGGTGGAGGTGGTTAGGTTCTTGTTGGAAACGCTCACTaattctagcagcatctgtgatgagaaatctgagttaacatttcgggtctgctatccttcctcagaacaggttacagcatctgcagttcttccagTTTTTGTGGTTAGATTCTCGTTACAtagggaattgagggattatcgggggagggggagggggtgcagatcaaccatgatctcatcaaATGGCAGAGATGGCTATCGCatccaaatggtctctttctgctccTACCTTATGTTTATACTTTTAAAGTCGGTCATTTCCCTTGTTTAACGAGAATCCAAGGTGGTTGGAAATAAATACTAATGTGGAACTCTCAGTCACATTGGATGGCAGTAGATCAGGCTTAAACAAGGCAGTTAGGAGCCAGGGGTGGGGGTCAGCCCTTGGAGTCAGCACTGTCCTGGCTCCTATGTTGGTTCCGGTTGAGTTGTTTCAATAATCTCTTTACTCCTTTTGAGTGTTTGCCACAATGCATTTGGTTTCAGTTTTCATACAAGCCTTGGTTAAAAGCAGGTTcgagagcagagagatctcattcCCTGAGTAAATTAGATCCCAGTGCACAATAGCAATGATTCCCTGGGGAAATCAGATCCCAGTGCGTGCTGGGGATGATTCCGAGTAAGTCAGATCCCAGTACGTGATGGCGGTGATTCCGAGTAAATCAGATCCCAGTGGGTGCTGGCGATGATTCCCTGGGGAAATCAGATCCCAGTGGGTGCTGGCGATGATTCCCTGGGGAAATCAGATCCCATTGCACGTTGGCGATGATTCCCTGAGGAAATCAGATCCCAGTGCATGCTAGTGATGATTCCCTGGGGAAATCAGATCCCATTGCACGTTGGCGATGATTCCCTGGGGAAATCAGATCCCAGTGCATGCTAGTGATGATTCCCTGGGGAAATCAGATCCCAGTGCATGCTGGCGATGATTCCCTGAGGAAATCAGATCCCAGTGCATGATGGCGATGATTCCCTGGGGAAATTAGATCCCAGTGGGTGCTGGCGATGATTCCCTGAGGAAATCAGATCCCAGTGCGTGATGGCGATGATTCCCTGGGGAAATTAGATCCCAGTGGGTGCTGGCGGTGATTCCGAGTAAATCAGATCCCAGTGCGTGATGGCGATGATTCCCTGGGGAAATTAGATCCCAGTGCACGCTGGTGATAATCTCCTTGGTCTCCTAGATCACTTGGAAATGCACAAGGACCAATCTTTCAGCAGCAAGGAGAAAGTAGAGTGTTTGAATATCAGAAATAACTCACAAAGACCAATGAAAACAGTGGTAAGATTACAATTTAGAAATATTGTATTTTAACTGATTAAATCAAAAGAAAGTTCCATCGCCATTTAGCAGTAGGTAGCTTATTCCACCAGCGAATTGTTGACAGCCCTTACAATCAAATAACCATTAGAACTGAAACCCAGAGTCAAGTAGTGATTGATACTGATGCCCTGAGTTATCATTAACTTACACACGACATTGAATTAAATGCCCCACatagactcgatggaccaaatagtCTATTTCTGCTCCCATTCCTTACGATCACATCAGAAACCAAGGACATCAGGACATTAGACTCAAATTCTGAAATGTTCTTTTTAATAAGAGTCTCACGAACATTGTTACGAATCAGTTTCTAATGCTTCTTCAACATACAAGATGAACATTACAACACCCAAACATCTTACAGAACGCTGGGTAAATGAGAAATGGAGACTCCCAGCTGCTTGGTCGTTTCTGTAAGGAGAGGCCAATGGAACTCTGGGTAGTGCAAGTGTCTTGTGGGATCATGATTCAAGGCTTTACAAGTACAAAAACAGACCCACAATACAGCCCATTCAAATGATTGCTCTCTGAAGAACCTTAAAAATAGTCCGTTCTTTCATAAGATATTGGCCATGATATATTGTGTACAAACTTCCTCATTTCCACAGGGAATTAAGGACCAACGGGTCCTTGCAGACTGGAGAGAATGAGGACCCTGCATGTGATAGCAGTTGGATGTTAAAATCTTTTATATCAAACAGCTTGAAATATGAATGAACACCGTATTGAGACTTTCCTGACACCAATCTTTCAGTCAGAAAGATAGGTCAGAGAATTTGGGATTGTTTTTAGATCTAGAAGGAATCAGAGTAGTTAGGGAGAAACATTGGTGGGAGGATCAAGCTAgggagggcacagatttaaactgattggcttaaGAAGTAATGCAAGGAAAACTTTTTCACATGAGTGGTTTAAGTCTGGAATTTACTGCTGGAGTCAATGGTGCAGATAGATTTAACTGAGGTATTCAAAACAGAATTAGGGTGTTCTTTGAAAATGAACAATTTGCAGGGTTATGAGGTaggaggcaggagattggcactagctTGGGAGAAGCAGCACAGTTAgagtggactgaatggcctcccttTGGACTGTAACAATTGTGTGGTTATTGTTGAAAGACGACATCTTGTTTTCATTTTGTCTTAATGAGTGCAAGTTGCACCAATTCAATGGACTAGCCGACATTTATACTGTATGAGAAAAAAAAATGCTGATTATTCCAGACAttaccatggagaatgcaccctattaatgctgattgacagttaactgacaGGCTTTGTTTAAATGTTAGATCCGACCAGGCTGTGATTGGTTAGGgctgagaaatgaaccagcaaaTATCTGCCAATTATTTTGTTGACTGGAACCAGGGGCAGTGTGTTAACACATTCTGTCTGCAAGGACCAGGGGCATGTACAATAACACAGACAATGGCCAGGAAACACAGGTGCACCACACTGAGCCCAAACAACAACCTGCAATTGGTCATCAGTGTCACTCTTCACACACTCAGGACTATCCAGCAAATGGTGTCCAATTGCAGAATCACATCTCAAATGGGACACCGCCCTGGATTTTGCAATATGGCCTGATTGAGTATAGGGTTACTACTGTGGTTGTTATGAACAGCCAAAGAGACATGTTGTTTGATATGACCCACCAGAACACATCATTTAAATtaggaaagactgcagaaagctatggAACAGAAGGGTTTGAGAGCCCAAGTACATTAATCCCAAAAGGCTTGTGTTAAAGATTAGTaaataatagggaaggcagatggaattttggtttttatttcaaagagaacgGGACATACAAATAGgaaagtcttgctaaaactgtacaaTCAGACGATGGATGGAATACTGTGAAGAATTTTGGGCCCCTTACCTATAGAAAGGCAGACTGGCAAAGGACGCAGTCcggagaaggttcactcggctgatcccggGGATGGAGGGTGTGTCCTACGAGGAGAGGCTGTGTGGATTCTGCCTATACTTGGCGTTTGAAGACTTgacaggggaaatgtggaaagaTCATTTTACGcatcatctcagagtaaggggtcgCCCATTTAAGACAGGAATGAGAAGGAATTTGTTCTCTCAGATGgaagtgaatctgtagaatttctTTACCACAGAAAGCTGTCACAGCTGAGTcattcagtatattcaaggctgagagcgAGACAAATTTAAAATTAGTAAGAGAAATAACGTAAAGGGGAaaaggaaggtggagttgaggattatcagatcagccatgatctcactgaatagcagagcagactcgatgggctgaatagcctttgtCCTACATCACATGGTCCAAAAAACATTTTTCCTGGAACTGAACAAAGCAGGGTGAACATTGGGTTCAGTTCTATAGCCACACCCTCTATTTGGGATTGCATGTAGTCATCGATTCTGTTCTGAACCCAGCACAGTCTGACTGTTGCACCGACCTGAACTCTGGTCTTCCTGACTGGGATTCCGTGAGACTGGGAATTGAATCCCGGGGCCCTGTCCCCACATACAGATCTTTGATAAACTTTATCCTCACCACATGAGCCAACAGGGAGAGAAGGCAGCTGAGTGTTTATCATGATAAGAGTTTTTAAGACAGTGAATGTTTCCCTTTGTGAGAAAACATATAAGCAGAAGTCATCAGTATATGATAGTCACCAGGAAATCCAATCAGGAATTCAGAAGGAACCTCGGCACCTGGTGAGAATGTGTAAATCAACGTTTGAAATCATGGACtgacagatttaagaacagcttcttccttgctgttatcaGATTTAAGAACACACCTCTCATACATCAGAGTTGTTCTTTCTCTGTACCTTcgctgtagctgtaacactatattctgcattctgctccattaccctgatgtacgtatgtaaggtatgatttacCTGGGTAGCACCAAAacagtacttttcactgtataccagtacatgtgacaataataaatcagatcaaatcaCAGGGAACTGGAATGATCCATGATATGGAGGGGCTGTTTTAcaagcaaaggttaaacaggttgggactcgactcactggagtttagaaaagattggattacattccctacagtgtggaaacaggcccttcggcccaacaagtccacaccaaccctctgaagaccaacccacccagacccattcccctatatttactcctgaccaatccacctaacactatgggcaatttagcatggccaattcacctaacctgcacatttttggactgtgggaggaaacccacacagacacggggagaacgtgcaaactccacacagacaattgcccgaggtgggaattgaacctgggtccctggcactgtgaggcagcagtgctaaccactgagccaccatactgccctaAAATTTTTTTTTGAgatagattacgtacagtgtggaaacaggcccttcggcccaactattccacaccgaccctctgaacagtaacccacctagGCCCATTCCCCCCAACtaaacaggcaatttagcatgaccaattcacctaacctgcacatctttggactgtgggaggaaactggagcacccagaggaagcccacgcagacacagggagagtgtctgtggagtttgcacagtcacccaaggctggaatcgaacctgggtccctggcgctgtgaggcagcagtgctaaccactgagccactatgcagTCTAAATGAGAGGGAATCTCTGAATATATAGAATTGTAAGGAGTCTGACagagtcaatgctgagaggatgtatcccttcatgggagagtctaggaccagagggcacattctcagaataaaggggcaccaatcaAAGAAAGAGATGAGaaacttcttctctcagagggttgagtgtctttggaactccttgtcacagagagctgtgggggcagacaccttgtgtacatttaaggcagagagagagagagagagagagagagagagagagagagagtcttgatcagtcggggagtCAATGGTtccagggaaagggcaggaaggtGGATGTGGTGAATGTCACATCAGGTTGGAGGGCcggaacagcctactcctgttcctattccttatgGAGCAGGTGAAATGTACGGCATAAGTACATTTAAGGGAAGCTCAATATACCCACCAAGGGGAAGAAAATAGAGGGTTACAACAATTGATTTAGATGAGAAAAGTTGAGAGGATTTCAAATGGAGCTTAACCACTGGCCAGAAATggatgggcccaatggcctgttttgtgctgtgtaGGGAAGGTGAAGCACTCGACCCTTTTCAGTTTGTGTTGAGTTGGTCTCGTCATTGGAAGAACTTGAATTTAAAATATAGAGGTCTACATAAAATACAATCTACAGCTTTCCAATGGGGAAAAACACTGACTGACAGGTACTGGAATAATTTCACATATTATCGTTTGTTTCTCACAGTCACAGTGTGATACATTCAAATACAGGAGAAACAATGAGTTCGTAGATAAGGTAAAGCATTAACAGAAGCAGAAAGGACACAAATTGTCTTCGTTAAAAATAGTGCAGATGTTACTAACTACAATTTCACAAAATGTGCGCTGTATGTTTCCGACATGTTGATACTGAGAAAACGATCCGGTGTAGGAGATCCCAGTTCCTGGTCAGTTGCAATGTTCCACTTTCTCATTTCAGAGGATCCCTTAAAACTGTTTACACAGCAGCTGGGGGTCTGCAAGAACAGGACCTCATCCCATGTCAAAGAGCAGTTATTCACCTCCCTGTTGGTTGAAGTCTGACCACACACTGAACGGCTGCCAGGTTTAACAACATAACAGCCATTAACTTATTTTCAAGATATTTCTGTTCAGTATGAATTGTATTTGGAGAGATCTGGAAAGCTGGGAtaaggcactgaataaatgataCTCATTTATTACCCCACCCCTCTATCTTACACAGATTTGTATGAAAAGATACATAGAAGCTCACTCACATCTTTCTTGATCCCCTTAGTCATTTCGGGGGATAAAGATTTGAGAACATTATTCCTTCTCAGGTTAGGTTGCTACTTGTTAATACATCTACTGTTTCTATTGCAAAAGAGCCAGCACCAACAGACCCCATGATAATGATGATTAAGTAGCAAAAAAAAAGAACATCCCAGAGTTATGTTTGAATTTCCTATATACAGATTTAAAACAACAAAAACGCACATGAACAAGATTAAATTGATTGTGTCAATATGAGCACAGGTTATTACAGAGTCAAAAAGCAGAGATTATCTCCTCTTTCTGAGGTGATGCAAAGGGGAAGTAATTGGGCAAGTTGACCCTGGAGAGAACCTCCCGTCACCTGGGCAGTTACGTCCATTGGAAACTCCCTAGTTGTGCTGACAATGAAGACCTTCACGTGGTTAATGTCTGGCCATTTATGGGCCTCAACTAAATCACCTGGTGGGAGAGCCAGCCCCATTGCCTCAGTTtgctggggttgggggaaggtgggggggggggggggggggggagggtacaCATATGTTTGGGTGCAGCACAAAGGCACACACGGTGCTCTCACTTGATCTTATCATCTGCTACAACCACATGAGGTTCTCCTCCATCGCTGTCCTGGGCCAGAAGCACAGCTGCACCCATGACTCTGGGATTACAGCGACAGGTAACAGCCACAATGCTGATCCATTCAGGAATACAGACTCCAGCATGCCAAACTGTCTCTCGTTACAAAATACACAAGTTACCTTCTCCCCCACTATTAGGTTACTAGTTTGTGGAAGATCAGTGTCTACACGTactcacacacaccagacacTCAGACAGCATGTGCATACATACATTATTAGATGCACAGACACATGCAGagtcagacacgcacacacacacacacagggacacacacacaccatagggacacacacacaccatagggacacacacacaccatagggacacacatacacagggacacacacacaccatagggacacacacacacagacaggtcaGTAAAAGTACCAGCTATACTGGTATGAGAACAACTGCAGATGAGAACAACTGCTTCATACTGTGAAGAGCAAAGACTTTGCTCATAGGAAATGGAACACATAAACTTAAGACGAtgacagaggaacctcgattatctgaatgagatgggtgggcactatttcatttggataatcgattGTTCGAATaactgattcaatgcctctcctctggggctcggtgttttctgaagtttccttttccctcgctctggtaaaaacaatgactgcagatgctgaaaaccaaatactggattagtggtgctggaagagcacagcagttcaggcagcatccaaggagcagcgaaatcgacgtttcgggcaaaagcccttcatcaggaatcctctgCCTGCCTTGGTCTCGGTCTCGGTCTCTGAGCAGACACACATTTGTGGAAGGGACCTGCAGCACTGCTCAAGCCTCCCGCACCCCACCGCTATCAGTAGGAAGCAGCACACTGCGCCTGAGCCCCATCCCCAACAAAATAAAACGTACCCACAcaacacccccccaacacacacacccccacaccacacccatacccaacccccaacacaccccccctccccaacccccaacacacccccctccccaacccccaacacacccccctccccaacccccaacacacccccaatacacacccacccacccacccccccaacacacacacacacccacccacccccccaacacacacacccacccacccccccaacacacacacacacacacacccccaacacacacacacacccacccacccccccaacacacacacacacccacccccccaacacacacacacccatccacccccccaacacacacacacacccacccacccccccaacacacacacacacccacccacccccccaacacacacacacacccacccacccccccaacacacacacacacccacccacccccccaacacacacacacacccacccacccccccaacacacacacacacacccacccacccccccaacacacacacacccaaacacccaccaacacacacacccaccccccaacacacacacccccccactcccaacacacacccccccccactcccaacacacaccccccccactcccaacacacacccccccccactcccaacacacaccccccccactcccaacacacaccccccccactcccaacacacaccccccccactcccaacacacaccccccccactcccaacacatacacccacccacccacccaccccccaacacacacccacccacccaccccccaacacacacacacacaccccactcccaacacacacccccccccactcccaacacccccccccccactcccaacacacccccactcccaacacacccacacacacaaacacctttttactgcaactttccGACGGATTCCACCCCTGCAGTGTAAagcacaatgttggagagattatctggggaagggggtttAGGATACAttcctgtgtagaactccagggaaagtgtggggggagagacagagagaggggaagagagagagagaaagagcgcgagCGAGGGagatcagtcatttggagatggtgcctgtgcCCCCATCTGTaatcggcagcatttcagtgagccaaGTTCATTTCTCATCATTATAAACAATCAGTGTCGAAACAACTCTTTGATGTAATGCTTCTagcgggaccttgagatcttcttcggataatccaaaatttggataattgatacttggataatcaaggttcctctgtgtaCATTTACAAAAGCACTCAGTTTCTTACCCACATTTAATAAAGAAATAGAATCATAAAAGTCAGACACTGTATAAGCTCCTAGGTCACCATGCAGAGGTCTTCAATGCAGGCACCTGGTCACGGTGAACGGGACCGTAATGGCAAAAATCCCGGGTCACTGGAATTACTACAGGCTCCCTCAGCTTCAGCGTCCAGTTCAGGGGGAAGTGAAGGAGCTCCTGGTTCTCCCGGCCTGGGAAGGGATAATGTCGTCGGCATGGTTTCCACATTGCCCAGTGTGCTTGCCTTCTCCAACAAAGACAGGGATTTCAAATCCaatggtgagagtgtgggtgaggctGATGGCACGGGACTGTATTCACCCTCAGGATGAAAGAGGATGTTTGCTTCTGTCTTCTGACTGTTGGACTCAATGGATGGGAACACGGACAGGTTATTGGTTTCAGACATATCTTTGGCCATCTCTGAACTGCTCGAGAAATTTCCTGCTTCAAGTGGAAGAGAAagaaatgagagagaaagagattgaacAAACTGAATGAATACTGATTCTACACAGTTTACAATTAAATTATTTAACAGGAAAAGAATATTTGAGGAATGCTAATCTAATAAAAGCAGTATATCTAGAGAAGAAGCTCAAAAAGGCCAGATTTTCAATCCAACTAGCCAGAGTCTGGTAATATCTCaacttgggtggcacggtggctcagtggttagcactgctgtctcacagcaccagggtcccaggttcaattccagcctcaa
The sequence above is drawn from the Chiloscyllium punctatum isolate Juve2018m chromosome 7, sChiPun1.3, whole genome shotgun sequence genome and encodes:
- the bcl10 gene encoding B-cell lymphoma/leukemia 10 isoform X2, producing MESPQLTEDEMAEIKKEVLEKLRPYLCEKVIAERHFDYLRAKRILSKEDTEDISSQVLNRRKTGKLLDYLAENPKGLDTLINSIRREGTQNFLVQRITDEVQKIKNEKLIQKGNFSSSSEMAKDMSETNNLSVFPSIESNSQKTEANILFHPEGEYSPVPSASPTLSPLDLKSLSLLEKASTLGNVETMPTTLSLPRPGEPGAPSLPPELDAEAEGACSNSSDPGFLPLRSRSP
- the bcl10 gene encoding B-cell lymphoma/leukemia 10 isoform X1, whose amino-acid sequence is MESPQLTEDEMAEIKKEVLEKLRPYLCEKVIAERHFDYLRAKRILSKEDTEDISSQVLNRRKTGKLLDYLAENPKGLDTLINSIRREGTQNFLVQRITDEVQKIKNEKLIQKAGNFSSSSEMAKDMSETNNLSVFPSIESNSQKTEANILFHPEGEYSPVPSASPTLSPLDLKSLSLLEKASTLGNVETMPTTLSLPRPGEPGAPSLPPELDAEAEGACSNSSDPGFLPLRSRSP